The segment CTGCCCCTGATCTTACCTTCTCAAAGCTCTTGAGTGTCACTTCGTAATGCAGTTCTGCATCCTGTGGGATCTGAAACTTCTCTTTGCCAGCACTACCAAAACCATAgctagaggagagagagaaatgagattgaCTCCGAGGTTGGTGGGCACCTCTGGACTAAAACGTGAGATGGTGTTTGCTAAGTGTTGCACACAGCTGGGAATAATAAGCCTCATAAATGCtcatctttctcccctcccccttggaGTGCCCAACTGCCTACCTCTGATCACACTCTCACCTGGGCTTAAGGTAGACAATAcagttctctcccttctccattcgCAGAATCGTCTTTTCTAGTCCAGGGGGAAGATCATAGTTCTCACCCTCTCCAATCTCAAAGCTTAACTCTCGCTGGTCAAAGACCCGGCCTTTATGGCGACCCTCTAGCACAACTGGAGTAATTGGAGACAGGCAGTGAGTGGTGGAGGAGAAAGCCTGCTACCCCTCACCTCCCCCAGTGCTGATGGGAAGATGCCCTCTCTTTATGAAGATTTTTggaggtaggggagagggagaagccAGAATTAGGAGCTACAGCAGATACAACACAGAAAGGAAGATTCCTTCTCATGCCTGGATGTAACCTCAAGAGACCATGTAGTCTGGTCCATTCATCTCACAAACCCTGAGGGATAAAGCTTGCCCCAAATGACTGGCTGAGACAGGAAAGGTTATCCCCAAGTTTATTATTCCTTCTCTTTCAAATGCTACTTTGCCTTACCTTCTACTCTCGCTCCCTCATTGGGCTTGGCGTAGCCTTCACCTCGATTCCGTATCCTGCGGATGATTCCACCATCCTCATCCTCAGTAAGATCCTCACCCTTAAAATCAAATAGTTCCACCTACAGGAGAGATCAGTTGTAAGTgcagggaaggaggaaagtaTCCCAGCCTtctcatcttatagataaggaacctgaggcttAGGGAGAACAAaccacttgcccaaggtgacacaaggAGTCAGTGTCAGAGGCAACATCTGCCTCCAAAgctggtgttctttccactgtaccagagGACAGAATTTGCCCTTTTCCTCACCCTCTCATATGAGCCCTTTACTCCTTACTAACATTTCCTTTCTAGTCTAGCAAAAGGCTCTGCAATTCCATGCCAGCTTCTGATGGAAAGATGGGAACCATACTTGGGAGGTCAGGAGGATAGATCATTTCCTCATCAACCTGGCTCAATATCCAAGCATGACTATCTGATTTTAGTCAACATCAGTGTTGGTCTCCAACTATCTAGATCTAGTTCATCAAAAGAGAGCACACTTTTCTAATCCCTTCTAGCTCCCTGATTAGGACCTATGTGATAGGTCTTAAAATGTCTAATCTAGAGATCACTGAAATCAACAGGGTAGGTGACTCCTTCACAAACCCTCAAATGGTAGTACTATCTGTGAGATAcaatggctgaaaaattcatcccTGAAGCCCACCTAGTAATGAAGCTGTCCAAGTTTATTTCTACTTTTAAGGTAAGAAGTCCATCACTGTACTCATGTCAGACTTTGTCCTCTATTTATCTGCAAATTGATCCCTTACTGATCTAGACTTTATCTGATGGCTGTCAGGACATTGTGCTCTAAAATGTGCTACCTTGGATGGTTTTTAccttttctctgtgtgtattCTAAGTCACTGGCCAGGTGGTCAGCAGGGAGGGTAGGAAtgaccttttctttctccacattGCTGCATGCTTGGGGTAGGATGTTCTCAAGTAAGCATGCTGATTTGGAGCAGGCAGGCAAAGGACAAAGAAACTCATGTGCTGAACGCTCTCATCACTTCCTGAGATAAGCAGGAGAATGCCCAGGCTGGTAACGGCAGTAGCCCAGCTATAATTCCTACCCATCTTGGAAGAGGCAGCTTCACCTTATGTCCTCCCACTAGGCCAGGCCCTTAGCCTTAGCCACAATGTTTCCAAGTCAAACGGGCTGGAGGACAGCCAGACAGTGAGGAGGAGATAAAGCCTGGCTcttattctttctgttttggaTATTACTCTTTCTATTTCATGGCCTATCACTCACCTCAAACACCAGGGTAGTATTGGGGGGGATCATGGGAGGGCTGCCAGATGAGCCATAGGCATATTCTGGTTTGCAGGTGATGCGGCAGACTTCTCCAATTTTCATGGTGGCCACGGCTATGTCCCAGGCTTTGATTACCTCCCCTGCAGACACAAAATACATTAGGTTCCCCCCCCAGCACCTTATCTGAGGTTTTGTCAAAGGCCAACAGGCTGTCCTAAGAGGTACCCAACAAGCCAAAACTGACCCCCCCCTCTTTTGGATGAGACCAAGTAAGTAGGAAGTCCCATCCCCCACTAACTGTTATAAACTCCCCAAAGTCCAAATGGGGCAAAAACTGTTGCTTTTTAATCCTTATATTTAACCCTTAACCCAATTGTCCAAGAAGATAGCCAGAGAAGAACTATGTTCTACTGCCTCCAAAGTCCAGAAGATTAAGATAGAAATCATCACAGATGCggagaaatggagggaagaattcagtgaagaaaatggAGGTGACAATAAGAAAAGGGAAACATAAGAAGGACAAAAAGATCCTTGAGTCTGCAACAAGTAATGCTGCCCTGTGTCTAGCTAGGCCTGGACCTAGGAGGACCACTGGAGTGTTACCACTAGCTGGCTCACCACAACTCAGGACACTCCTTAGCCATCAAGTTTACCTTTGCCTAAGTCAAAGGAGAACTTGTCCTTTCGATCCAAGCTGGAGTCAAATTTGGTACCGTCCAGCAGCCAGCCAGTATAGTGTACGCTAACCTTGTCGCCGATCATGGGAGTCTCAGTGCCTGTCCCTTCTCGCTTGATCACCTACGAGTGAAAAGTACATTCACATCTTCATCACCAGTCCCTCCCATCAGAGGCTATGAGTCACACCCCTTGTGGGGAGAAGACCCTCAGCTAGGATCTATTATCAGTCCCCAAATTAACCTCTTCCTCCTCACAGGGGAAGGTGTATGCACAGGAAGATCTCCTCTTCCCTGATACAATATAATTCAAAGACTGGAACCTGAGCCAAAAGATTGGGTTAAAATTTCAGCTCTCCTACTTATTATTTGTCTGGTTTTGGATAAATTCTATCATCTActagggcttcagtttcctcatctataaaatgaagaatctgAACTCAATGATCTTTGAGGCTGCTTCCAGCATTAATGACAGCAAAAACAttacagcaacaacaataacattaACAACCAGTCTTTATAtaccactttaaagtttgcaaagtgctttaccagtgttctcatttgttcctcacagtaaccctggaaGTGCAGTCATTTGTATCTTACTCCCTGACaggtactctttgatccagtgacacagcTCTTCTGGTGGTCCCACAAATCAGACACTCCatccatctctctgcctctggCATTTTCCCTGGGCCATCCTCCAAGACTGGAACACCCTCCCTCTTCTGCTCTaaccactgacctccctggcttccttgaagtcccaactaaaacctcaccttctacaggaagccttcctcaacccctcttaattcctgtgccttccctctgttcattatttcctacttatcctgtatatagtttctgtggtatatatttgtttacatgttgtctcccctgctGGACTGTatagagggcagggactgtcttttacctttttttgtatttccagtgcctggcacagagtaggtgcttaatgaatggtgtttgattatccccatttttatgatgaaactgaggctgaggttaaatgccttgcccaggttcatactaagacaataagtatctgaggttgcatttgaactcgggtctcttcttgaccccaggacCAGTGTTCTCTTACCCATTTGGTAAGAATCCCAAGTCTTCCTGCCTTTGaggtcagcattctatccactacatcacactgCCTCTTATGAACTTGTCTGGCCAACAAGAAAACAGGGACtgatttggaaggaaggaaaagggaataaggaaTCAGAACTGAGAGAGATAAACCTAAGGTGAAAATGACAAGGATCTAGAGAAAgcagaatgggaaaaaaaccaaacaaaccaaaagcCTGGATTGTGCCAAGAGAGGGGAAGCAGATGaattatcaataaaatggagatgtAGGTGTAAACACAATTCATACATAACCTTGGCCTTGGAACAAATGACCTTGGACTTTTCTAGGGCCTTTCTGTTCCAGTCTGTCTTTCTGTTCTGAATTTTGAATGACTGTTTAGAAGTCTTAAGATTTTGCCACTGTACCTTTGGGAATCTCACCACAACTAACTATAAACTGGTAACTTTCTGGGCTCATTTCAAGAATCCTATCTCCCTCTACCTACCTTCATACACAGAAAGGGAAAAGTTTTCGAGGTATGGGCATTTCTGGGACACTGGAAGGGAAGATGAGCCAATCTGTTTGTGAAGAGGTAGACCCTCAAAACCCAGACAAGATTAAATAACCTGAGTGGAGTGACCTCCACGCGGTAGAATCGGCAAATCTCCACAATGCCATGGTTCTGGGCCATTTCCATGGACTCAGGACACTGCTATTTCCTTTCCAGAACTTCTAAAAAGATAGATTTCCTTGTGGGCCACCAGGCAAATACCTAATTGTTCTCTCCAGGGAGTTTCTCCCCTACCCTGAAGAAGAATCAGACCTCAACAGAATTAATCTTAGCTTCTTTGGATAGGGGACTTAGGGAAGAGAGAAGCAGGGAAGGGGAAGCAAGGAGTAATAATCCTTTCTTAAAAAAGGCCttttaggaaagaaagagggTCCCTCTctcagtgtgtgtatgtggtggggggggggaggaagggagcatTTGCCTCCCAGAAAGAGAGGACAAAATTCAGTTCATGAACCTCTAAATCCTAGAATTCAGGTCAGGTCCCCAGCTCCAAAGGTTAGGTGACCGGTGATACACGGTAAGAGGGGAGCCCGGGGGGAGGAGCGGGAACCTGAAGATTGAATTTCATGCCATGCTGGATGCCTGCCAACCCTCTCTAAAGCCTGTTCCAATCACCCCTGGGCTGCTCCGACCCAGGTCAAGATGCTCAGGCCCGCACAATGGCCTCGCTTGGCTATCAGTTCTTCCACTTTATTCAGTAACTGCAGCCGAACCTCACGTCCTGCCCTTCCCtcggcgggggtgggggtggtgacaGAGGGCAGGAGGGTAACCTGATCCTGGCTACACCGCAGAGGGAGGGGTCAGCGGCAGGACCCGGGTGCCAGGGCGGAGGGCCGTGCAGCGCACACCCTCCGCTCCCCTTGGGTCCGCCTGAGTCCCGAGAGGCCCCAGGACCGGGTAACGGCGGTCCCGCAGGGCCCCGACAGCCCGGCTAACGTTTAACTGACCTGGCCGGCTCCGGCCACCTTATCCACCAGCGCGGGCTACCGGCTCCTAAGCTCCAGAAACATCTTCGGTGGAAAGGGGGTTCAGGGGAGCTCAAGGCTCGACCCCGGCTAGCCTGCAGCCCGCGGGCACTCCGGGGCTCTCGGGCCATCGCGGCCCCACCTCCTCTCCCCCGGATCCACGCTGGGGGGCCGGGCCGGCCCAGCGGCGGCGGGCGGCATGGGTTCGGGTCCTGCCTGCGCTCCCACCCCGGCTGGGGGCTCCCACCCGCCTTCCTCCCCCAGATCTTCCCCGTCCGTGAGACGGAGGGGAATGCGGGCTTCTGCTGTGCCAGGTCCGGGGGGGGCACGGCCGCCGCGAGGTGGCATTGGCAGCCCGCCCCCGGGGCCCGGGGAATGCCCGCGTGGGCTGAAGCCCGTGCCCCGCGTGGAGGCCTGAGCATGTGCGGCAGGCCCGTCTGCTTCCCCCGCCCAGACCCGACCTAAGGCTGCCTCCTGCCCCGCGGGCCACGCGCGGGTACCTTCAGCACGCCTCCATCACGTTTGGGGGTAATGTCCACCCCCTCCAAAGGCAATGGGGCCGACTGCGCGGTGCTCTCCGCCGCCTTCATCTCCTCCGCGGTCATCGCCGT is part of the Notamacropus eugenii isolate mMacEug1 chromosome 3, mMacEug1.pri_v2, whole genome shotgun sequence genome and harbors:
- the FKBP4 gene encoding peptidyl-prolyl cis-trans isomerase FKBP4, which gives rise to MTAEEMKAAESTAQSAPLPLEGVDITPKRDGGVLKVIKREGTGTETPMIGDKVSVHYTGWLLDGTKFDSSLDRKDKFSFDLGKGEVIKAWDIAVATMKIGEVCRITCKPEYAYGSSGSPPMIPPNTTLVFEVELFDFKGEDLTEDEDGGIIRRIRNRGEGYAKPNEGARVEVVLEGRHKGRVFDQRELSFEIGEGENYDLPPGLEKTILRMEKGENCIVYLKPSYGFGSAGKEKFQIPQDAELHYEVTLKSFEKAKESWEMNAEEKLEQSAIVKERGTVYFKEGKYKQAVLQYKKIVSWLEYEVGFSKEEGQRAQAEALRLASHLNLAMCHLKLQAFSAAVESCNKALELDNNNEKGLFRRGEAYLAMNDFDLARDDFQKVLKLYPSNKAARTQLTVCQQRIREQHAREKKLYANMFQRLAEKENKPEAEPAGGDYPQDAEMKDDQQNGVEVSKSQVEAEA